The Haloarcula rubripromontorii region GCCTCACGGGAGGCAGTGGACCAGCTGAACAGACATCGACGCCAGAGGCCACGCCTACTGCAACGCCCGAAGCCACGCCTACCGCAACGGCAACGGCCGAAGCTACGCCCGAGGCTACTGAAACGCCAACGCCCGAGCCGGTAGTCACTGAGTCTGACAGCGACGAGCCAACCAAGGCAGAGAAGTTTGAGAAGTTCGATGAGAATCTCCGAGATATGTATCGGCTAAGTAACAGAAGCAAATATCTTAAAGGAACAAGAGCGTTCCCGGAGAACGACACGTATCATCTGACGGTTGAAATGCGGGATACTACGAACCGCACTAAAACCGTTAAGGACCGGAGAGATCCGCTCATCAAGTATTATGTTATTGTCGAAGGCTACAATGAAAACGGTAACATCTACCCAGAGCGGGACCACACGTACGTCCCCGATACGTTCAATATAACGTTTGTTACCGAGGACGGTGAAGTGTTCCAGACGTATTACGTGAAATACACTTGGGCGTGGAAGTATTCCACTGGGGACTGGTCGATGCGAGTCCTACTGGGGAAGTATGGCTCGACCGTTGAGGACGGGCCGGGCTACCATGACAAGTGGAAGTAGAGAACCGGCTACCTCAGGATTATGAGCCACAGAGCGTTTTCTGGTGACGACCGGGCCGCTCAGGAGTCAGCCAGATCTATTTTCTGTCGGCGATCGTCAGAAAGAGCCGGTTACAGAAGCTAAGGAGGACGGACGAGCGAAACGGCAAGCCCTGTCTTCGACACCGTTGTTGTACAATTCGCTGCACAAGGTGTGCATATCACAATTCCGAGGGACAAAGATTAGACCCAGCCGGTTTTAGAGGGACATATGAGAGCGAAGCCGGAGTATCGTGACCGGGACGACACTGAGGTTGCGGTGCTCGATGCGCTCGCTGACCGCCGCGACGAGGGGATGACTGTCTTCGAGCTTCGGTCGCGGACGGAAGAGAATATCGACCGCATTGAGGACGCGCTCGCTGCTCTCAAGGCGGACGACCTCATCGAGGTTGAGGATAACGGAGAGCGCACTGTCATTCTCCCGGGAGAGGGTGTGGTGGGTGAGTCGCTGCCGGACAAAGACGAGTCGATTCTCGACCAGATCCGCAAGCGGCTTCCACTGTAGCCGCTGCTGTCACGGTGGGTTACACCGCGTCCGACGGCGCGGCCGCGCAGTTGTTTGGGCCGAGTTCGAATCTGAACGCCGCGTCGTCGTCGGCCGTCTCCGTTCCGAGATTGATGGCAATAATCCGCTCGAAGTTGGCGGGCCGCGGCGGCATATCGTCGCAGGCGTACTCGACGAACGCTTCACGGTCCATGGTGAAGCCCGGAAGTCGGTCCCGGAGAGTGCCCAGCGTAGCGGTGAACGTGCCGTCGTCAGCCGGCGTCGTCGATTCGCTGTAGTGACCCGGAGCGACGAGCGTCTCGTCGGGGAGTGCTGTGAGTCGGTCAGTCAGCGTACGATGGAGTTCGCGGGCGAGGTCACGAGCGCCGTCGGCTCCGGCTTCGAGATCCGGGCGTGCGACGCTGTCGAGGAAGACGCTGTCGCCGGCCAGAAGCACGTCACCGATAGTGAAGCCGGTCATGCCAGTCGTGTGGCCGGGCAGGGGACGAGGTTCCAGCGTGGCTGACCCGACCTGAAGCGGTTCGTCATCGGCCAGCGTAGTCATGTCGTCGACACCGCGAGCGACCGCCCGTTCGGAAAGAATGGGTTCGGCATCGGTTTCTTCGGCGAGACGCCGGACGCCGCTGACGTGATCGGCGTGGACGTGCGTGTCGATAGCGTGGGTAAGCGAGGCGTCGCGGTCGGTAGCATCGGCGATATACCGGTCGGTGAACGCCCGCAGCGGGTCGATGACGGCGGCCGAATCGTCGCTGACGACCATGTAGCCGAGACAGCCCGATGACGGACGACGGTACTGGCGGACGGTTGCGTCGTCGCAGGGAATCTCGCGGGCTTCGTAGAGCCGCGCCCAGCCCTCCATGCCGTCGCTGAGGTTCTGCGCCTCAATGTCGTGTTCAGTGAGCAGGCCGGCGACGAAGGCGCTGGCCTCGCCACGGCCACAAACGACCGTTATCGGGCCGGTGCCGTCGACATCGGCCACAACGTCGTCCACTTCGCCGGTCACCTTTGCTTGGAGGAACTTCGCAAAGGGGAGCTGTGTCGCCGTCACCGACTCGCCGCGAATCCGCCACTGCTCGTACTCGTCGCGGTCACGAATGTCGAGTAACCGGACCGATTCGCCGGTGTCGAGTTTCGACTGTAACGCTGTTGCGGATAGTGATGGCGGGTTCGTGGGCGGGTCAGGGTAGTCTTCGGCCATACCGTCTGTAGCGCTCCCCCGTGGATAAATCGGGCGGGGATTTCAAGCCCTTGCCGTGCCCAGCGGACGTATGGACGCCGAAGCCACTATCGACGCTGTCCGTGACCAGACCGAGACAGAGCGAGACAGACTGGGCTCGGACAAGGTGCTTATCGCAGCAACAGATGCGACACTGGAGTCGGAGGCAGTGCTCACGGCGGCGGCGACCCGCGAGTCAGGGATTGCAGATATCTTCGGCCGGTGGGCAGCCGAGACAGACAGTGACGTAGCGACGCAGTTCGAGGCGGCTGCCGAGGCCGCGATGGAGCGGGCGAACCGCATCGACGCAGACGCCGGTGACCCGGACGGGTTCATCGACCATCAGAAAACGGTGACTGGCACTGCACGGCGCGTCGGGGCCGGCCTCGTCGCCGCGCCGCTGGTCGCCGACCGGTTCTACCTGCAGGTGGTGAGCTTCTTCATCAACGAGGCGGACGAGCGGCAAGCTGATGCGTTCCGCGAGATTCGAGAAGAGGCGTCAGCACTTGACCACGGGGTGACCGCCCTCGAACATCTCTCGGAAGCCGAACGCGAGACGGCAGCGGTGGCCGCGACGGATGCTATCGGAGCGGCGTACGACGACTACGCGGAAACGCTGGAGGCGATGGGACTGGACCCGAAGCCGATCTGCTAGTCGAGTCGGTAGGTTGCGACGCGGTTGGCGGCATAGAGGAAACCGGCGACAGCGCCGGCGACGGCGATCCCGACGCTCGTTATACCGCCTCCGCCGAGGAGCCACATTTTGTCGAACGGGAGTGCGAACAAGTCACGGACGGCGAGCAGGTACGTCACGCTTCCCGGTGCGACGGCCACGCCGAGGACGAGGAAGTACAGCCCGAACGCCCAGCCGCTCGGAACCACTACGTCGTGGCCCTGCACCGACGACGACTCGAACTTCGGGAACACGACGCCGGCCCCAACGGCGATGGCCGGTGCGGCCAGGGTTGCGACGAGTGCGACTGTGAGTCCGACGGCGAGCGTGACTGGCGGCGTTCCGGCGGCGACGCCGAGGCCGGCAACCAGTAGCGTCGTCACTACGACGCCGGGGAGTGCGCCCGCGAGGACAAGTCCGGTGACGAACGCCCGGCCGGAGACGTTGGCGGTCAGTGTCAGCGGCAGGACTCCTTCCTCGCCGCCAAGCGGATTGAGCGAAAACGCAGCCCCGAACGCCGCTGCGCTGGCGAGACCGGCACTGAGCGGGAGCGTCGGCGGGACCACTCTCTCCAGAATGACGATCTGGAGGTGATACACCAGGAAGAAAAACGGCATGATCGCGAACTGCACGGTGATTGGCGCTCGCTTGGCACGGAGCCACGATTTCTGTGCGACAACGCGGGTTGCCGTCGATATCCGTCCTCTCAGCAGACGGTCAGAGAGTGTCCGCTTGTCGGCGTCGAACTCGTGATCGGGCTGGACCGGATCGACGTACCAGGTCCGTTCGGCCAGCCACAGACACACGACCGCGCCGAGGGGGAGCGCACCGAAAATCCCGATTGTGGCGACAGCGGCAGCGACCGGGTTCCCGCCGGTCCCCAGCACGAGCAGAATCACGTCGGCGGGCCACGAGAGCGGGGAGTGGGTCGCCAACCGGAGCACGCGAAACTGTATCGTCGGAACGGCTGTCATCGCGACCCAGCCAAGCGGCAGGAGCAGCGAGACGGCGGCTCCGATACTCGCGCGATGACTCGCGACGAATGTTGAGCGGTTCGCGACCAGTTTCGTTACCAGCCCCAGACCGAAGCCGAGGACTGTACCCAGCAGCACGACCGCACCCGACCCGACGAGGGCCACGACAGCGACAAGTACCCCGGCCTCACCGGCTGCAAGTCCGAGTACCAGCGCCAGAACCGGGATTGCGAGCGCGAGCGACACCCGACCGATCTCAGCGACGAGCAGCCCGGCCGCCGCGTCCTCGTAGGGGACTGTTGTCAGCAGTCCGTCGGCGGCGTCGGGCTCGCCGGCTGATTTCACCGTGTGCTGAAGCGTGAAGAAACCGACGAATCCGAGCAGCCCAACGATACTCGCCGTCGTCGCAAGCCTAACTGAGTGGGGATCACTCTCAGACAGGAAGCCGCCGAGAAAGAACGCCCCAGCGCCGATAACGAGACTGTATACCACGATGCCCAGCCCGCCTCCGAGGAATATGAGCGCGCCGCGTGTTGTCCCCTTGAGCTTTCGCAATGTCCGTCGCAGTTCCGTCCGCGCTATTAGGGCGACGCGCCGGCCGTCCGGCCGTCTCATCGCTCTCCCGGGTGCTCGCTGGTCACGTCGAGGAACACGTCTTCGAGCGTGCTCCCGGACTCGACCCCGTCGGTCAGTTCCGCCGGCGACCCCTCCGCGACGAGGTCGCCGTCGTACAGGACACCGACGGTGTCGGCCAACTCCTCGACGACAGGAAGAATGTGCGTCGAGAGGAAGACGGT contains the following coding sequences:
- a CDS encoding DUF6432 family protein, translating into MRAKPEYRDRDDTEVAVLDALADRRDEGMTVFELRSRTEENIDRIEDALAALKADDLIEVEDNGERTVILPGEGVVGESLPDKDESILDQIRKRLPL
- a CDS encoding MBL fold metallo-hydrolase → MAEDYPDPPTNPPSLSATALQSKLDTGESVRLLDIRDRDEYEQWRIRGESVTATQLPFAKFLQAKVTGEVDDVVADVDGTGPITVVCGRGEASAFVAGLLTEHDIEAQNLSDGMEGWARLYEAREIPCDDATVRQYRRPSSGCLGYMVVSDDSAAVIDPLRAFTDRYIADATDRDASLTHAIDTHVHADHVSGVRRLAEETDAEPILSERAVARGVDDMTTLADDEPLQVGSATLEPRPLPGHTTGMTGFTIGDVLLAGDSVFLDSVARPDLEAGADGARDLARELHRTLTDRLTALPDETLVAPGHYSESTTPADDGTFTATLGTLRDRLPGFTMDREAFVEYACDDMPPRPANFERIIAINLGTETADDDAAFRFELGPNNCAAAPSDAV